A segment of the Cotesia glomerata isolate CgM1 linkage group LG2, MPM_Cglom_v2.3, whole genome shotgun sequence genome:
TAATGTTAAGGATGAGACCGACTCTGAGGATCAAGTAAAGAAGGTGGATGAGCAGGGAGTGTGTGGATGTGGATGGTGTCGAGTATGGAAATTGGTGTGGCGCACTCGTGGGATCGTCGCGAGGCATTCGTGTGAACCTTGACgagttttttttctctcacACATTCAGTGTCTCTTGTTCTCACTCCTCCCCATTAGACATTACATATGCCGTCACATACTGGCTATACAGCGGTGAATAAGCTCGAGATGGCCACGCATGCCCATCTACAAGAGCAGCCTCCTCAGATAATAGAGACGACGATAAAAAAAGAGAGAAAGGTCGAATCAAACAAAACGACCAAAACAGTCGGACTGATGGACCACCGGCGATTGAGCCCGGTGGTGGTCGTACGCGTGTGCTTCTGCTACGAAAAGTATTCCTTCCAGCCAATCCAGTCCGTTTGGTTCTGCTCCTTCAATGTTTGCTCAACTTTTTTCCAATCGCGATCAGCGAATCTAATTTCATCCCACGTCTAATATCTCGACGTTTACCTGTAATAGAGAATCGTCAGCACCTTCTATCGGCGATGTGATGTGTTGCGGTTTTGCCCAAACGACCGTCTATCTAACTCCAGACTGGAGTGTAAGTGATGTGATGCCGCCTGTACCGGCGACGAGCTAATTGCTAATCACTACACTCCGACGATAATCTTCATTCCTCGGTCCTCTCTAGCATCCTCTATCCTACACTCGACACTGGAGCTTGGATCTCTTCCTCTGTTGGATTCTGCCGACGCTGCCTGCCTAGCTATCTGCCACCCGAAGGTCGCCGTTCAGGTAGAAAACGAGCCTGCTAAACCAGCCACTGATCAAAGGTTGAAACACTCCTCAGGTGGGaaatataataacaacaatgataatgatgatgatcgATGCTAAAAAGAAATACGAGAAGAGAAGATAGCAATCTGTTGAAATAAGGagtgaacaaaattttcacTGTTATTGACACAAAGTTTTTATAATCCTGAAAACGGGCGACAATAATACAAGTTGCTCTTTGGTGAATAGAGGAAAATCGACGGGTTGCCGAATAATAACACAAGGCCTGGTAATATACTCAGATATACTGATGCAGAGACGAGCTGAGTGAAAGGAAAGGATTCCCTTGTAGACACAGACATAAGTCTGATCGTATTTCTGGTCTACAAATCCGGCGATAATCTCCGGTTCGGGCGGCGATTCTCAGAGGAACAAAGCCCGCGACTCATGCACCCGGCAAAAACCGATAAACGATAAACGGATCGTCTGTCGATGCTCTTCTACGTTCTGTTATAGAGTCTAGTCTGCTTTTTGGTGTGTATAGGGATGAGGATGGGGTTTACGaaagttgttaaaaaataaacctcAAGAAAAAAGAATAGAAGGAAAGACCATTTCTCGCAAACGTCTacttatttgtaattatttggacacacaaagaatcATCTGGTATTAGTCTGGACTATTACTGATTCGTTGAAGAAGCCGAACAACGTTTTTAGTCTTTTGACAGATggaatttcatttttagagTGGAAAAgtatcttattattattatgtatagaTCCTCGGTAATGGAATTTGTCCACGGGTCGTTTTGTTAATCGCCACACGCCTCCATTTGCGGGCTGTAATTTCTGGCAAGCATCATCAGCAGTGCGTATTATATTCATAACTAAACACAACGACAAATGCGTCATTATTCAGAGACACTTTAGCTCGGTTTGTTCACTGAATCGTGGATATTAATATTGCCGAGTTTTGGTTCGAGTATGAGGGTTTCGTTTTGTTAGTTATATATTATAAGAAGGAGAAACTATCGTCCTAGCAGACCGGCTATTATTCCTTTAATTTGAACGGTCGTCGTCGTGGTCGTAGATCATAGTGAAATAACAGAACTACCAGGACAGGAGGACAGAATAAGACGGTTCTGGTTCTAGTATGGTCATGGGTATATGCCTTCACTTCTGTCTACACGGTCAGTGTTAAATTGGTGACGAAATTATGAGGTAAAAGGGAGAGATAAAAAGCCGGATAACGATCCAAGGTATACACGACACACCAAATGGAATCGAGCTAACAGTTGtgtgtataatataatatataatatataatacatagtTGTAGTCACAGAGCTCTAGATGTAGAAGGCATGAATAAGAAAGGTGGGCTATACTTGAGCTATGATGGGTGAGTTATAAATGCTATTAGGTGAATGGGCCAGTCGATCAATTGGCAAGCTGTTGAAAAATAACTcaccattttattttatttatataaaattattgttggctGGTTTTTGTTGAGTGGCAAGGTAATTATCCCCCATAAATCGGACATCGCcgtaaaattaatcaatcgTACAGCAGAATTGAGAATTGAGAATTGAGAATTTTCGATCGAGCATAAGAGGGAGCAATTGTCCGGGCTATTTGTCCGCCACTCAACGTCCGAACGATTTAGGTTTACAAGTTTAGCTTTTTTCGGTGGACTTAACTACCagtttataaatacatacttttatattattataaatgtctATCGACAGAACGGAAAAGGGGCAAGAAAAGGTAAGTACCTAGAAAATTGTCCGAATGTAAAAACCACTGTTGGGAtggattttattattgttccTGATATTTATCTCCGGCAAGTTCCTTCCATTTTAGATTCCAAGGTTCGGTAGATGGTATAGAGACGGCTACCGGCCTTATTGTTGAAGCAGAGACCAGGGTAGAGGATGGACATTCTTGTCCTGCTCGGATTTTTCAGCTTTGACAAATAAGCGATTAACAATGCCGATGTGGATATGTCGACTGGAGAGAGCCGGGCCTTTGGGGAAATGGGACGTAAAAACTACGGGTGACTCACGCATCTATAAAAACTGTATGGTAGGTCTATACTGGTCATTCCTCTAAAATACACAGGaataatatgtatataagGAAGCCAACAAATGTAAATACATGTTGAAAATCCATTGatacatataataatataatataagaaTTTAAGTTGTCGGTGTATTTAGAGACGTGAGATTTTTACTCGATAATCCCGAAATACCTTGTGGTTAAATCAAGGATAAACTATGAACGgtgttattttttcaactcaaCTGACATTCATATAATGCGGTTAATGTCCTGGTATTTTCTCGAATAAAAATCTATTCAGCTGTCAACTATATACTTCTGCAGTGGTCAATCGTTTCGACTTAACtattattaaactatttaGCAATGAACTTATTTCAACAAACTACTCACCACATTGACAAAGTCCTGAAACGTTATGGCGTCGGCATGAGATTCCTTTACACGGGCAAGAAGAATTTCCCGTTTGTTCACTGGGATTTCCGCTCTCCATTCGGGACTTGTTAAAGCCTCCAGAAAATCCTCGCGTGGTATTTCTCCAAAGCCCTCGGGATCGAACTTGTCGAACAGCATTCGCCATTTCTAAGAacgtgaataaataaacatccatttattattactagatTATTGACTTCTCACTCAGTGTTGAGAAAATAAAGCTTCTTGTTTGATAAACCAACtttttgacaagaaaaaacaatattattgaaaagctttatattttataatatagaatAGAGGTTTGAGAAATTTGTTTTCGCCAGATAGTTGACAGCTCGAAATATTTCGGTCAGTCTTTCAGGgcaagaatttaattttcaaactttacAACTATCAATTAACATTCTCTACTCAAGCGGTCTATTGATTAATCcaaaggaaaattttaatctcggtcaaatttaaacaatttataaaaaaaaaaaatttaatataatacaaataaatacaatgatttttttttctgttaattcTGCTACTTCCCCACTTAATACTTGCAAttatattttagaatttttgaatttttcatttttatccgCTCCCTTTACCATCATGTGATGTATTATcacttgattaaatttatttgataaatttaatattctaatGCCGCTtggcattaaataaataaataataaaaatatacccttattattttcttatggtttataaattctaaaaaagttcaaataaattttaataaaagttttaaaaaaaataaatcacttAGTAAAACTAATAACAACCCTCTCAACTATcgaataaatgataaataaatatttaaaaaagcattattaaattaaacttacGTCATTTAAAAGTTCGCGTCGGTACTCAGACTCAGAGATATCAATTTCAGAGCCGAGATCCGTGTGATCAGTTACATAGCCATCGTATCGACCGCTGTTCGCCTCACTGTTGGCGTACTCCTCCTCCTCGACAATACCGGCAATTGTTGCTATTGAAATAGCTCCCTGGGCTAACAGCATTACTGAAGTTCGTCACCGGTCCAATGATAAATTCCGCATTTTCCTCTCTGAAATTAAGCATCCCTTTCATGAGCAATCGTCATACATATTGCTTTAATTTTGGAATTCATGGGATTCCTCAGACAAAGaattctcaaataaataaataaatttcgacataaaacaatattaaatatttcataaataactaaaagttattgtaataaaaataattgtcaagCATTTAGAGATTTTCCGACTAGAGTAGTGTATACAAATAGTAGGCAGTTGGTCGGTTACCATGACGATGGCGCACGAGTTTGGCCATCTTCCTGCACTGCGGGGGTAAAAACACAAAAGCGAAAATGAGAGAGAAGATACTCAGCAGATAAGGCTGAAAAGAGACCGCAATAACGCCCCTGACCCTTCAGCTTATCCTACTACATACATAATACACTATGTATACTACACTAGTCTTGTCTGTGTTCTCTATAAACGAGATGTCCTATAGCGTAACAGACTGCCGAGACTTTCCCTGCAGCATTTCAACCCCCAAAGCTTTCTGTTTCGTTGTGGCAACCCCAACAACGAGTACCCCGATTTTCAGGCATCCTCATACACACACAGTACAGTATGACGCATTGCCGTCGTTAAATCTATTTCCTTCTTCTTCTCAGGAACCTGTACAGCCTCGACGCAGCAACTACAActaacatatatttataaatacacgCATACAGcatacataatataataaaaactagcaaccttgcagtcactatgtgacttgtcaacgataaataattaaaattttgctttcttaaatgatgacttttgttaaattgcactgtactttcttaaatatttacatttttgaagatataagctcattccgatgttaccctcgtcaagagctttcatttgagtacccacatgcattttgatatatttttcatatatacatatatgtacaatatatataaatatatgaaaaattgatgtgggtactcaaatgaaagctcttgatcagtgtaacatcgggatgagcttatatctttaaaaatgtcaatagttcacaagatacaatgtcatttcttaattatgtatctagagatagagaattttcgaatgcagcctaaatacttatcataataaatttactattagttcgaatgatatgaaaccttaaaaaggcacaaattcaaatcaagatctttgcaatgacactaaatttcactaaaaaaaccgattttatcatatgactatcctggccacaaaattttccttattctcttaataatttagattaaaaaCTGCTGGCATTTGCCCGCTTGCTCCAGACTCACCCGAATACGATTCCAAGTAAAGCGAAAGTAATTTCTCTTTCCCTTATATGCAGCTCTACAGCAGCAtgtatatacatttatatatacgatatataCGTATTTTAGCTTCACCCCCACGTTTACGGTCTTCCACCCTCGTCACGAGGTACAGTGTGCAAAGCTAAGACTTGGGTACGAGGGCGACGACCCTCGACGCAGCTACCACTCGAGGATCATCTATCCACGTATAAACCCAGCAGAGGCGCTTAGTGATTGCCTTTCCACCACGTGTTGGCACTGCATCTATTGACTCCTGTGATACCGATTAAGGCAGCCAGAttaatctaaatattttttatttcaaccaTAATTACAACAGTGATAATTATAACAAACATCAACAGCCAgcaattacatttatttaattaggtTTATTTCTATCAATAAAAATCTAGTATTTATAAGGTAATAGTAATGATTATTATGTAATCTTAACGGGGTTACTCTTTTTGCCGAGCAAATACGACCCAGATCTGATTAGTCGTTCGATACTTGGCTAGCCACGCAGTCACGCGATCTCTATAGTGTCTCTATGGTGTTATGTCGTGTGTACTGTCTGTGTATAGCAGTATTAATTCAACCCTGCTATGTTCTATGTCCTCTGGATACCCTTTGCCTTACCAGACACCTGCTTTTGATACTGTTACGTATATGGAAGAGCATCCTATCTATTTCTTTTCTATCCTATCCTATCCTATGTACTTTTAGCTATCATTATCGCATTTACTTACTCTACTCTAGCTAAGCTAAATTAATCCccagttttatttataaatatcagcTGGATGATAATGATAGTCTTCAATTGCTACTTTactaaattattgatttatactTACTAATTTATGATTACAAAAATAGAATGTTGATAAATTCTTCTTATTGATTGAATTTTggagtttaaatttataatttataatttatgatttttggaaaaataatttaaaaagtcgATGAATAATGCCACTGTAAATTcggtttttgttttaattttaataaacggAGTACAATATATTGTTTGAGCggctattttatattttatataccttTGCGAATATAATGTGAGGACGAAACAATGTTACAGAGTGTGTACTATATTTGTGTGATCTCgtgaataaatgaaataacaaaCGAGACAAAGGCACGCTTGGACGGAAAGGTACGTTTGTATAAATGTATAAGCTACATTTGTATACAGGTATATCAATACAAAGAGATAACTGGAGATGCGCGGAAATGAAACGGGAAAGCTCACGCACCACGTGGAAACACTAGTGAATGACAGATCCGCGATATAGGAGACGTAACGTACCGGCAAGCGTCACACGACTACTGACGATACGTTTAACCACCCTCGCACAACTTCCGCGACCCCACCGTCCCCAATGCAAACGCCGGGAGCCCCGAGCTCGAGACATAGTATACAACCCTCGTCTTCATTTCTGatcatcatatattttgtaGCTGTATACCCGGTGGACTCGCTGGTGCTTGCTTTGGCTGCACTTGTATGAATACcttttatataaaaacattCACGcggatatttttttactctatcACTTCACGCCAGAAAatccaatttaaatttaattaaaagtacatttttttaatacgatTTTGTTTTTCCGgttttaagttataaaattcttcagataaaagtaattaaaatttttcttcggAAATTAATGTGtactcaataattaaaattgattattttaagctccaatttttttttttttttttttttttttttaaatgaaatatttaaaaaaaaaaattcttaagctgAAATTCTCTAGAACTTTTAAgcattgttaattattaattgttggCAAGTGTTTCTTGCATTCAAGccagtttattttttaccaccGCGGTGTTTGGTGGCGCTACAAAGCAGGCACGACCAGTAAGTCAGAATCAGCTGTTATGTATGCATCGCTGTAAATAGTGTTTTGattacctaaaaaataataaaggtaggttaaaattgaattatacaattagttatttatttattgcaaaagattatttattataataattattaagtaataaatataaacatttacaGACTTAAATAATGGGATTGAGGCTAGTTTATAGCCTAGTTCGTCCAGCGAATTTTGCAAGAGTTTGGAGCACAACAAACTGCCAACGAATCCACGCAGTCTGGGCTAAGAAGGATATTGATCTGGAGTACAGATTTTCACCTGTCTCTCTGTATTCTAGTGATGTACCTAAGAAATGTTGGCAGTGCAATTTTCCTTTCAAGTCTGAAGTATTCTGTAAAAAATGTGAAACAGTCCTGAAACCCCCAGAAGAGTTTGATTATTTTGAGATTCTGGGAATCGAAAGGAAATTTGATTTGGATATGACTGATGTTaggcaaaaatataaacagcTCCAAAATAAACTGCATCCTgataagttattaaataaaccggaggtaaatatattttttttttaatattatataataaatacttactttagaaaattaattaaatttaattatttttagaaagaaCAGCAATACTTGAAAGATATGTCAGGATTAGTAAGTAATGCTTATTATACACTATTAAACCCGTTACACAGagggatttatttattagaattgaACAATTTATCCGTACCAGAAGAAACTGTTTCTATAGAGCCGGAGTTTATCATGGAAATAATGGAAAGAAATGAAGCGATTGACGATGCTGGGACtgataaagataaaataattaaaattataaaagaaaaccGCGAAATACTTGCTACTTtaacaaagtaatttttaaatttaatttaatgtttattttacaagtaaaatgaagtaaaagacccagttgtTGACACTGGTCTAGTTATTGACAcgtgcaattttattttaattaaaaaaaaaaaaacaaatcaacgctaataaattaataaatatcattttagaattataaattttaatgacattaaagttagcagtcacttaacaattttttaattttatttaacaaaaaaatttgtcccaaaaatcatttttgaaaaattgcattttttattttttaaaattttcacgtcaatttttttttttgccataatttatttgatatataattttaaaaattattaaatgtatgctaaattaattttcattaaattttaagaaaattggttttttgagcgcatttaatttttttaattggaataaaattgcaagtgtcaaacaactaggctagtgtcaataactggatcTTATATCTGAactgtctaaaaaaaatttttgttccaGCCAATTGTCTGAAGCCTTCAAAACAAACGATATCGACAAAGTACgttattttttggtaaaaatgaAGTATTTCACCAGCATAGATGACagattaaaagaaataaaagataatttaggTATCGtaacttaaaaatatgaataattgttaatgattttatatgaatatttttttattatctaatgtatataatattaagacataaaagtgtaaaattaatgtaaatatttatttaataaaaataatttcctctACACAGCATTATCTTCTTTCCATTGCTCAATCCATAGACAAACTCTATTTACATTGGCCTCTATTTGCTCTGGTGTATTACTTTCTAGCTCATGaacaatttcttctttatacgAGGACTTGGCCTCGTCAAGGATTGTTTGGAATATTTCACATTCAATGTTatcttctaatttttttccctGATACCCGCGGGCTGTCAATCGGTCGTACAGGATAGTGTTGTTCGTTCTTACAACGAACACGATATCGAACCACCTTTCTGGGAACAGCTCCGCGCTGTGGTAGTCAACGATGTTGCCTCCCTTGCCCATCATGCTCTCCATGCTGTCTAGCAACTACAAGTATCATTTATGAGtcagttaaaataaaataaaaattgatattgaaattaattagagCTCAGTCACCAACCCGGTCTTCATTTAAAAAAGGACATTGATAGGTTGGATCATATTCCTCCAGGCATCTGTTCTCCTCAGCCAGCTTGCTGACGTCTCTCCAAACGAGGCTAGTTCTCTCGGATATTCTCCGAGCCAATGTACTTTTACCTACTCCTGGAGTTCCTGGGGATTAAAAATGAAGTCAAAAACGTGGTCAATATTTATGGATCAGAA
Coding sequences within it:
- the LOC123259551 gene encoding iron-sulfur cluster co-chaperone protein HscB isoform X1 encodes the protein MGLRLVYSLVRPANFARVWSTTNCQRIHAVWAKKDIDLEYRFSPVSLYSSDVPKKCWQCNFPFKSEVFCKKCETVLKPPEEFDYFEILGIERKFDLDMTDVRQKYKQLQNKLHPDKLLNKPEKEQQYLKDMSGLVSNAYYTLLNPLHRGIYLLELNNLSVPEETVSIEPEFIMEIMERNEAIDDAGTDKDKIIKIIKENREILATLTNQLSEAFKTNDIDKVRYFLVKMKYFTSIDDRLKEIKDNLGIVT
- the LOC123259555 gene encoding adenylate kinase isoenzyme 6 — protein: MPSTKKTLPNILITGTPGVGKSTLARRISERTSLVWRDVSKLAEENRCLEEYDPTYQCPFLNEDRLLDSMESMMGKGGNIVDYHSAELFPERWFDIVFVVRTNNTILYDRLTARGYQGKKLEDNIECEIFQTILDEAKSSYKEEIVHELESNTPEQIEANVNRVCLWIEQWKEDNAV
- the LOC123259551 gene encoding iron-sulfur cluster co-chaperone protein HscB homolog isoform X2, whose protein sequence is MGLRLVYSLVRPANFARVWSTTNCQRIHAVWAKKDIDLEYRFSPVSLYSSDVPKKCWQCNFPFKSEVFCKKCETVLKPPEEFDYFEILGIERKFDLDMTDVRQKYKQLQNKLHPDKLLNKPEKEQQYLKDMSGLPIV